Below is a window of Mucilaginibacter ginkgonis DNA.
ACGCAATATGTGGCATGATAATCTATATCGAGCAAAACAACTTGGTCAATCAACATTTATCCTTAACCTTCTCTTAACAATTATCAGCCGTTTGTAATCCTTCACTGGCGGCACAATACGGTTTTATAAAATATTTGTTTTTAAAATTAATTTTTGTTTTATTTGAGATAACTATTGTATCAAACACTAAAAACGAATTCTATAGATCAGAAGCTCTACTTGTTAAGTAATTAATTTAAACTAATTTTTAAAGTAGTAGTGCTATGGATTTTCAATTGAAAAGTGATCAGGAATTAATCCATCTGTATATTGCTGGCGATGAAGGTGGATTAGTGGAGTTGATTCGTCGATACCAATCAAAAATTTACACTTCGATATATCTGCTGGTTAAGGATCAATACCTGGCCGAGGATATCTTTCAGGATACCTTTATAAAAGTAATTAACACCTTAAAGGCAGGCAAGTATAACGAGGAGGGTAAGTTTTTACCGTGGGTTACCCGCATTGGGCACAACCTGGTAATTGACCATTTCCGCCGGGAGAAACGTACGCCTTTAGTGAGCAATGGCGAAGACTTCGACATATTTGAGGTACTGGGCAATTATGACGAGAGTACCGAAGACAAAATGGTGCGCGAGCAAACCCACCGCGACCTTAAAGCATTGATACATTTACTACCTGCAGAGCAAAAGGAAGTGTTGATTATGCGCCACTACGGCGACCTGAGCTTTAAGGAGATTGCCGACATAACGGATGTAAGTATCAATACAGCGCTTGGCCGTATGCGTTACGCCCTAAACAACCTGCGTAAAATGATGCAGACTAAGGAGTTGAGTTTAAAAAACTAATTATTTTTTAATTAGTTAAAATAATCCTATTTGGCTTACGTTTGTTAATGTAAACAAACAATTGTAAGCTTATGGGTGAAACTTTTACTACTTATTTTAATGTAATCAATAACCAGGATGCTATGGAAAAACAACTTGTTACAGAAAACCTGGAAGCTGATGAATTACTTTTCTATCACGCTATCCGTACAGATTTGGACAAACTGCAAATGAAACCCAGTCTCCAAACTATCCACAACATTTTAAAGCATTCCAAGCAAAAGCGTTAGCGAAATTAAGAGAGCCCTTTAACAGAGGGCTTTTTTAGTATATGACGGTTTTATTTTCAAGGAAGAAAGAAGTTTTAAAGATGTTTCTGTGTGTATCGTAAATAAAGCTGTAGAAAAGACGCTGGTTTAAAATCATCATTATTGGGGCGTTTCCCGCTTTGCGGGCCCGCGCTATCCGCTCATACTCCCGCCGCCTTCGGCGCGGGTGGTAAGCGCTACTATCGCTAACGCAGCTTGTCACTTGTATATTAATATAACCTTTTGCGATAACACAAAGCAACGCTAAAAATTGCTTGGTTATATTTGTCTATGCTAAAGCAA
It encodes the following:
- a CDS encoding RNA polymerase sigma factor codes for the protein MDFQLKSDQELIHLYIAGDEGGLVELIRRYQSKIYTSIYLLVKDQYLAEDIFQDTFIKVINTLKAGKYNEEGKFLPWVTRIGHNLVIDHFRREKRTPLVSNGEDFDIFEVLGNYDESTEDKMVREQTHRDLKALIHLLPAEQKEVLIMRHYGDLSFKEIADITDVSINTALGRMRYALNNLRKMMQTKELSLKN